A region of Nitrospinota bacterium DNA encodes the following proteins:
- a CDS encoding glycosyltransferase gives MKILSFNWHTPYLSLLAGLRQHTFEIAPANLEASFLKPWDEAMRPMPENVSAITKEEARERLSNPGYYDLMIAHNVKDIVMAKDFALPKILVFHNRLSTEAELGKKPEIVKDYREWVRQLVSGVYCVFISETKRHDWGIPGEIIMPGIDTSLYGGYTGENPVVLRIGNNLKVRDLMTGYSVQEEALADLANVIFGMNADIPASRLSSGWDELKEAYRRNRLFINTTMAPWEDGYNLAMLESMATGMPVLTLENPTCPLTDGVDGFVGATAADLRARAQRLLEDLPQAKSIGAEGRKTVERLFPISAFHEKWAAAIGRAMDWSPKPPGVIFPAAGTETPRRRFAKKHPAGKNVLLSYTSYPITAAAYIERAFRTGHDVVTAGGRINDRIVNMWNLHNMRGEIKTHDIPTPDLTGDMDFILPRLPQGFKPDFLLWVETGLGRAPVNLHKLDIPKAAYLIDTHVHPERDIENSRGFDVVFVAQRAYIPLFQAAGVKNVHWLPLACDPEIHGKRPMEKTRDVGFVGSLTDERRVKLLMRLAEKMDVQYGRLFLREMADFFCGSKIVFNNAIKNDLNMRVFESMCAGAMLLTDNADGLTDFFRDKAHLVIYGDGDIVDLAGHYLAHDTERDAIAEAGRREVLEKHTYAHRVAEIVKVMGGL, from the coding sequence ATGAAGATATTGTCGTTCAACTGGCACACGCCCTATCTTTCATTACTGGCAGGCTTGCGCCAGCATACTTTCGAGATAGCCCCCGCCAACCTGGAAGCGTCTTTCCTTAAACCGTGGGATGAGGCCATGCGCCCCATGCCGGAGAACGTCTCGGCCATCACAAAAGAAGAGGCGCGTGAAAGGCTTTCAAACCCCGGTTATTACGACCTGATGATAGCCCACAACGTTAAAGACATCGTCATGGCAAAGGATTTCGCCCTGCCCAAGATACTGGTGTTCCACAACCGGCTTTCCACCGAAGCGGAGCTTGGGAAAAAACCGGAGATAGTGAAAGATTACCGCGAATGGGTGCGCCAGCTGGTGTCCGGCGTATATTGCGTTTTCATATCGGAGACGAAAAGGCACGATTGGGGGATCCCCGGCGAGATAATCATGCCGGGCATAGATACATCCCTGTACGGCGGCTACACCGGGGAGAACCCCGTTGTGTTACGCATCGGCAACAATTTGAAGGTGCGGGACCTGATGACCGGCTACTCCGTGCAGGAGGAAGCGCTGGCCGATCTGGCCAATGTCATATTCGGCATGAACGCCGACATTCCCGCCAGCAGGCTGTCCTCTGGATGGGATGAGCTGAAAGAAGCTTATCGCAGAAACCGGTTGTTCATAAACACCACCATGGCCCCGTGGGAGGATGGCTACAACCTTGCCATGCTGGAGTCCATGGCCACGGGGATGCCAGTGCTGACGCTGGAAAACCCCACTTGCCCGCTCACGGACGGGGTGGACGGGTTCGTGGGCGCCACCGCCGCCGATCTGCGGGCCAGGGCGCAACGCCTGCTGGAAGACCTGCCACAGGCGAAATCCATCGGCGCCGAGGGAAGAAAAACCGTGGAGCGGCTGTTCCCCATTTCGGCGTTCCATGAAAAATGGGCCGCCGCCATCGGACGCGCCATGGACTGGAGCCCGAAACCGCCGGGGGTGATATTCCCCGCCGCGGGCACGGAAACGCCCCGCAGGCGGTTTGCCAAAAAACACCCGGCGGGAAAGAACGTTTTGCTCTCATACACCTCTTATCCCATCACGGCGGCGGCATACATTGAACGGGCTTTCCGGACGGGCCATGACGTGGTCACCGCCGGGGGCAGAATCAACGACCGCATCGTGAACATGTGGAACCTCCACAACATGAGGGGGGAAATAAAAACCCACGACATCCCCACGCCAGACCTTACGGGGGATATGGATTTTATTTTGCCCCGCCTGCCCCAGGGGTTTAAGCCGGATTTTCTTTTGTGGGTTGAAACCGGGCTGGGAAGGGCGCCTGTGAACCTTCACAAGCTGGACATCCCCAAAGCCGCTTACCTTATAGACACCCATGTGCATCCGGAGCGGGATATTGAAAACTCCAGGGGGTTCGACGTTGTGTTCGTGGCCCAGCGGGCTTACATTCCCCTGTTCCAGGCGGCGGGCGTAAAGAACGTCCATTGGCTTCCGCTGGCGTGCGACCCTGAAATCCACGGCAAACGGCCCATGGAAAAAACCCGCGACGTGGGGTTCGTGGGCTCATTAACCGATGAACGGCGGGTAAAGCTCCTTATGCGTCTGGCGGAAAAAATGGACGTACAGTACGGCAGGCTGTTCCTGCGGGAGATGGCGGATTTTTTCTGCGGCTCGAAGATCGTGTTCAACAACGCAATAAAGAACGACCTGAACATGCGCGTGTTCGAGTCCATGTGCGCGGGGGCCATGCTGTTGACAGACAACGCCGACGGCCTGACGGATTTTTTCAGGGACAAGGCGCATCTTGTGATCTACGGGGATGGGGATATCGTGGATCTGGCCGGGCATTACCTGGCCCATGACACAGAGCGGGACGCCATAGCCGAGGCCGGCAGGCGCGAGGTTTTGGAGAAGCACACATACGCCCACCGGGTGGCGGAGATAGTGAAGGTGATGGGCGGGCTTTAA
- a CDS encoding class I SAM-dependent methyltransferase, translating to MSGWPPPPLAFPDEAGDVAGWLSGVVEDFLRNPPLLSAEALAQSVEDGPAELIAPIAEGQKALQNGRLSDAVGLLEPVAVNHPHSAALTGLVMAGLGLYQKAVFYWESLAYMLPKEAPQSLYLSLINLGRGMIKQNPSWHPEADAFTLLCRGKGIDVGCGGNKTCPEAIGVDLTPGGAKGAHGGQKSVTSSADVVASGDYLPMFGGGELDYVIARHNLEHYKDHVKALKEWVRVLKPGGLLGVAVPDHGWVDTIRLDPTHYHAFTLDSLQRLFGLLPSMRVAYAGGLVPRWSIMAVAVKTPEPEPFNYIESGIARDIERLRQSALRQKMNGREWLCAECAVEEKRLTGAGD from the coding sequence ATGAGCGGATGGCCTCCACCGCCCCTGGCCTTTCCCGATGAAGCGGGAGACGTGGCCGGGTGGCTTTCGGGCGTGGTGGAGGATTTTTTAAGGAATCCGCCTTTGCTCTCCGCCGAAGCGCTGGCCCAATCTGTGGAAGACGGCCCCGCCGAGCTTATCGCCCCTATCGCCGAAGGTCAAAAAGCGCTCCAAAATGGGCGGTTGAGCGACGCCGTTGGCCTGCTGGAGCCTGTGGCGGTGAACCATCCCCATTCAGCGGCGTTGACGGGGCTTGTGATGGCGGGGTTGGGGCTTTATCAAAAAGCGGTATTCTATTGGGAGTCGCTGGCTTATATGCTCCCCAAAGAAGCGCCACAATCTTTGTACCTCTCCCTCATAAATCTGGGGCGGGGGATGATAAAACAAAACCCCTCCTGGCACCCCGAGGCGGACGCTTTTACATTGTTATGCCGTGGCAAGGGGATAGACGTGGGTTGTGGCGGAAACAAAACCTGCCCCGAAGCCATAGGGGTGGACCTTACCCCTGGCGGCGCGAAAGGCGCCCATGGCGGCCAGAAAAGCGTGACATCCTCGGCGGATGTAGTGGCTTCCGGCGATTATCTGCCAATGTTCGGCGGCGGGGAGTTGGACTACGTCATCGCCCGGCACAACCTGGAGCATTACAAAGACCATGTAAAGGCGCTCAAGGAATGGGTAAGGGTGTTAAAACCCGGTGGGCTTTTGGGCGTGGCCGTGCCGGACCATGGATGGGTGGACACCATAAGGCTGGACCCTACCCATTACCACGCCTTCACTTTAGACAGCCTCCAGCGGCTGTTTGGTTTATTACCCTCCATGCGCGTGGCCTATGCGGGCGGGCTTGTGCCGCGATGGTCCATCATGGCCGTGGCGGTGAAGACGCCGGAACCGGAACCGTTCAACTATATCGAATCGGGCATTGCAAGAGACATCGAACGGTTAAGGCAAAGCGCGCTGCGGCAAAAAATGAATGGGCGGGAATGGCTCTGCGCGGAATGCGCCGTGGAGGAGAAACGGCTGACGGGGGCCGGTGATTAA
- a CDS encoding methyltransferase domain-containing protein, producing the protein MMDKIDEGITVSIGEAPQTLERLVGRMCGMPIDFSDVPLLPESTSPAELETLNLAAGYATSGNLARAYQTTSGPFVSWEFDYLRGKIMFSLQCYHEAARLFGRAVTRFAGYGELWFLYGIANYQMGLYSEAFMDWQEACRVNANHQDARLLLNLGVSMMKNTHTHLNPEAEFAIPVAEGKGIDVGCGGAKTHPAAIGVDIIPPGERGQDASQKGRVSQADVEASGDDMPMFEDGSLDYIIARHNLEHYVDPLKTLMEWRRVLKPGGVIALVLPDDDQFDTIHADSTHLHVFTKRSIKNLVSLVDGLKIASVGTCMNKWSFYAIIQKKPKGEQADFDYGRKLNLWLSKQAAGRAQSALAAGMAGVAASALRKLRELDPSAPLPADPDSLWPVPFQEHALQTANGLRVVVVGVGPGAGHTAGIIETLGHAVERVVAPGDSAPDWQVEKPVREFYAQVIVSDRLNPQLAEMAADMGILYLARPTWPVTAAEALRRDNEYGATLVFTPIREDVERLKDAGALGIKYLPPCAGVTGKPQARKTVDVLVVPPRTVRATYDGALDTLRSKLMDNTGTEKDKNGIFAALRRIGKIIESLGSDTPIPWGAAKEIVESLRVERFGLETDALLFALADEASARALDSIAATLREKGIDVAVGGGLMEAKICLSKIPAFTAQSLPPVALEAVSEGALLVTNTAPGLEAFFKPGVDFITCKNGDEAVGLAEKYLADGDAMERITASATTKAQGESLSASEAWSAMLAEAWRAMKGARP; encoded by the coding sequence ATGATGGATAAAATAGACGAGGGCATAACCGTTTCCATAGGGGAAGCGCCCCAGACGCTGGAGCGACTTGTAGGGCGGATGTGCGGCATGCCCATAGATTTCTCGGACGTCCCGCTATTGCCGGAATCCACCAGCCCCGCCGAGCTTGAAACGCTAAACCTCGCGGCGGGGTACGCCACTTCCGGCAACCTGGCGAGGGCGTATCAAACCACGTCGGGGCCATTTGTGTCCTGGGAGTTCGACTACCTGCGGGGGAAGATAATGTTCTCCCTCCAGTGCTATCACGAGGCGGCCCGGCTTTTTGGCCGGGCGGTAACCCGGTTCGCGGGATATGGCGAGCTTTGGTTCCTTTACGGCATCGCCAACTACCAGATGGGGCTTTATTCCGAAGCGTTCATGGACTGGCAGGAAGCCTGCCGCGTGAACGCCAACCATCAGGACGCCAGGCTGTTGCTGAACCTTGGCGTTTCAATGATGAAAAACACCCACACCCATTTAAACCCCGAGGCGGAATTCGCCATCCCCGTAGCGGAAGGGAAAGGGATAGACGTGGGGTGCGGCGGCGCAAAAACCCATCCCGCCGCCATTGGGGTGGACATCATCCCGCCCGGTGAGCGGGGGCAGGATGCCAGCCAGAAAGGGCGGGTATCCCAGGCCGACGTGGAGGCATCCGGAGACGACATGCCGATGTTTGAAGACGGCTCTCTGGATTACATCATCGCCCGGCACAACCTGGAGCATTACGTTGATCCGCTGAAGACCCTCATGGAATGGCGGCGGGTATTAAAGCCCGGCGGCGTTATAGCCCTTGTCCTGCCCGACGACGACCAGTTCGACACCATCCATGCGGATTCCACCCATCTGCACGTTTTCACCAAACGCTCCATAAAAAACCTCGTCTCCCTGGTTGATGGGTTAAAAATAGCCAGCGTCGGGACGTGCATGAACAAATGGTCCTTCTACGCCATCATCCAGAAGAAGCCCAAAGGGGAACAGGCGGATTTTGATTACGGGCGCAAGCTCAACCTGTGGTTGTCTAAACAGGCGGCCGGGCGGGCGCAAAGCGCGCTGGCGGCGGGCATGGCAGGGGTTGCCGCGTCTGCGTTAAGGAAGCTGAGAGAGCTGGACCCTTCCGCCCCGCTTCCAGCCGACCCGGATTCTTTGTGGCCGGTTCCTTTTCAGGAGCATGCGCTCCAAACGGCAAACGGGTTGCGCGTGGTGGTGGTTGGCGTGGGCCCCGGCGCCGGGCATACAGCCGGTATTATCGAGACACTGGGTCACGCCGTGGAGCGGGTGGTGGCGCCGGGAGATTCCGCCCCGGACTGGCAGGTGGAAAAGCCGGTCCGGGAGTTTTACGCGCAGGTGATAGTGTCCGACAGGCTGAATCCGCAACTGGCGGAGATGGCGGCGGATATGGGCATATTGTATCTGGCCCGGCCCACATGGCCGGTTACCGCCGCCGAAGCCCTGCGGCGGGACAACGAATACGGCGCCACTCTGGTGTTCACACCGATTAGAGAAGATGTGGAGCGGCTGAAGGATGCCGGGGCGCTGGGAATAAAGTATCTACCCCCTTGCGCGGGCGTTACCGGCAAACCACAGGCCCGGAAAACGGTTGACGTCCTGGTTGTCCCTCCACGGACGGTTCGCGCCACATACGATGGTGCGCTGGATACCCTGCGCTCCAAATTGATGGACAACACCGGAACGGAAAAAGATAAAAACGGGATTTTCGCCGCCTTGCGCCGGATCGGAAAGATAATCGAATCGCTGGGCTCCGATACTCCCATCCCATGGGGCGCCGCCAAGGAAATTGTGGAAAGCCTGAGGGTGGAACGGTTCGGACTGGAAACTGACGCGCTTCTGTTCGCGCTGGCCGATGAAGCCTCTGCGCGGGCGCTTGACTCCATTGCCGCAACTCTCCGGGAAAAGGGAATTGATGTGGCTGTTGGCGGCGGGCTTATGGAAGCAAAGATATGCCTTTCGAAAATTCCAGCCTTCACCGCCCAAAGCCTCCCCCCCGTGGCGCTGGAGGCCGTGAGCGAAGGCGCGCTTCTCGTAACAAACACCGCGCCGGGGCTGGAGGCGTTTTTTAAACCGGGCGTGGATTTTATAACTTGCAAAAACGGCGATGAGGCGGTGGGCCTGGCCGAAAAATATCTGGCGGACGGGGACGCAATGGAAAGGATAACCGCCAGCGCCACAACCAAGGCGCAAGGGGAAAGCCTTTCCGCCAGTGAAGCGTGGAGCGCCATGTTGGCCGAAGCCTGGCGCGCCATGAAAGGAGCGCGGCCATGA